In Monodelphis domestica isolate mMonDom1 chromosome 1, mMonDom1.pri, whole genome shotgun sequence, the sequence CCATCATGTTGACATTACTTCTGTGTCAGATCCAGGAATAAGAGGTATGAAGGAACTATtttcagaaatggaaataaagattTACAGTGGCAGCAGATGGCAATTTCACTCATTCACCATTCTTCCTCAGTGTGTGTCCTCTGATCTGCAAGGTAcagatcattattattattgttttgtggATACAAGCACAACTAGCACAATTAGAAATGTTCTGAAAGTATAAATTGCAATTTTTAAGAGGAAAATCCTTTTAAAATGCCTGGGGAGAGGATTTGGTTTTGGAAGGAACCCTATGAAGTATCTGTATAAAAAAGTATAATGTAATAAGTGAATATACAAAATTGAGTATGTACATAAAGTAAATGTACgaagtatatatataaatgtataaaggATCCAAATAATCTAATTTATTCTAATTTGCATGTATTTACTAGATGTGGtaatgttaaattttaatttagtaagttaaaatattagcaaaataatttcatgtaattaCTAGATTTAGACAATCTCAGAAGCAGAAATGACTTAATCTATCCTGGTAACTCATCCCACTTAGAATTCCTCCAACTGTATCACTTTCAGGTGGTTATAATTATCATAAAAATTACAACTATTATTTATACAATGTTTTAAATTTCATGAAGTGATTTATATTTGGTTTCTTATTTAGGTCCTGCAACAACCCAGGGAAATAGGAACTAaaattttatctctattttattggAGGAGAAGGTTTTAAGGTTTAGAGTTCAAATAAATTGcctatggtcacagagctagtaactgTCAGGACTAAATTCTAATCCCATGTTTTCCTAATTCTAAGGACAGCACTCTCTTTTGTTCTTCTCAGTCAAGATTACTTGGgttcagtcattccagtcatatccaattctttgtgtccctctttggcattttcttggaaaagatactgaggtggtttaccatttccttctacaattcattttatagctgaggaattgaggcaaacagaattaagtgatttacccagggtcacacagtatcagaaaccagatttgaactcatgatggtAAGTCTTCCCGGTTCTAagctcagtgttctatctactgtgacaACTAGCTGCCTAAATACTTGGATTACCTTGGGTCAAACATGTAACAGTTCTCTACTTTATTAGCTCATGGGGTTGGTGTGAGACTCAAATGGAATAAATTGTAAAAACTGTACATCTTTAAGTACTCTCAAATGGCagtttttactattattttatcatttctgtcATTATTTTCCTATACTACCTCTCATCTAGTCTCTGTACATTTTCAAATCCAGGAAAcatagaaagggaaaggaggaaggatggGAAATTAGCCTGGATAGGTAGGTTGGAGACACATTGTGAAAGGCTTTCAACACTAAAACTTTCAACACtatcttggaggcaatagggagtcacaaAAAATTAATGATGTAGTTAGGTTTGTTCTTTAAGAATATACGTTTGATAGCTAGGTGGAGAATTgattagagacagaagatccaggaggcaggaagaccaataaTCTGCTATAGACTTTGAAAGAGTTAATTATGACTTCAGCTAGAGTAGTAGCCACATGTGTGGAAATTTATAGACAAACTAGAATAAAGGAGGTACTGGTTCCATTGTACTCTGCCCCGGTCACAACATAATTAGGGCACTGTGTCCAATTCTGGGAATCATATGTTAAGAatgacatttgtaaaatggagtatATCTAAGAGATAGGGTCATTAACATATTAAGGGGATAGAAGATCAGGTTGTTTATGAATTAATTGAAGAcactaagggggaaaaaagatgtgGGAGTAATGATAGTTGTTTTTAAGTATTTGTAGAGCTGCCATGTTGAAGAATTCAAATTTTTCTCCTTGGATCTAGAGGGTCAAACTAGGAGAAATCTACAAAGTTGTATACAGGAACATATTTTTGCTTGATAtaagaaaaaatctttttaaaaagtagagctGTTCATGAGTGAAATGAGCTGCTCCAGCAAATTATGGATTACTCTTAATTGCAGATCTTTAAATGCAGCCTAGATCTCAGACAGGGGATTTCTCTAAAGTTATTTCTGACTGGGATTCTACGGAACTCTCTGAAGCTGTTTGTGGTGCCTAAGACAATCCTAGCACTCCCCACCCCACTCTGAATTTTATACAGTGAATAATACAATAAATGAAGTACTTCATGAAGGACCTTCAGAATCtgagttttatcatctgtatATAAAAAAGAGGTTGGATTTAAGTGtctctaatgttctttccaattGTAAATTTTTATGAGTCTCCATCTGAATGAACATGAAAGCACATGAAAATTCATCACTTTTGCCCCTTAGAGGCTCACAGTTCTTAACAGAAAAGCGTTCACAGTAACATAAACTGTGTATGTGAGTGTTAGAACTGACACTTGTGTGTGCTAATGATGTAGGACTCATTTGAGGTATTCAAAGTCTATTGCCATGAAAACCTGATTTTTACtcataagaaaaattcaattaGTCCTATGGGagatagaattctcatatttgaTCTATCTATTCCAAGTCCCTGACCTCCATGTTGTTGAAATGCTCTTTCTGCTTTAGTATGTAGGATTGATTCAATCTCCCATTTATATGCCAGCTATTGACCAAGACTCAAACAGCCAAATGTGATCCTGTCTCTTCCATTGTAGAGATAAACAAATGGAATCTTCTGATTAGAAACACTCCGGGTGGGGCTGGGAGTACATCAGAAAGGATATGAAAGATTTCAGAAACAAGACTAGTAACTAGGAGGTGAATTTTCTTGTGATGGGAAAGAGTATGGCAGAGAATAAGTATTTCTTtggtgcctactatatgccaggcactgtgctaagtactttacaaatcctcttatttcatcttcacaacagtcATGGAAActaagtgctattgttatctccattttacagatgaggaaactgggacaaatagaggttaagtggcttgcctagtgCCACTCAGCTAGTTGGCgtcagaggctggattttaattcgGGTCTTCTTGGCTTTAAGCTAAACACTTTTTACACTGCTCTCACTGGCTCCTTGGAGGGATAATGAGGACATgtaacataaataacattttcatctCCATAGAAAATATAGTTTGACACcgatgtatattttatatattatttttttacaatcTGAATAGCTTATTACTAGAAtattatagttttccttttatcctttttCCTTGCTCTGCAATAATTCTATTTGCCAACTTATAGATACCTTTAAACATTGACCTTTGCACATTAAACATTGATTAATGATTAAACATTGTTTCATGCTGATATCCCCAAAGTACCCCATATGCTCTCAGCATGTACTAATCCATCCTTTTGGCTTCAAATCAATAGGCTACAAGGGCAATCCTTATATTTTTCTAGAgagtaatggggaaaaaaatatggCAGTGTTTGCTCTTAACAGCACTACTGACATGTCTTCACTCCTAACCACAAATCACTTGAAACTACCCATCCATTCAATGCATTTGATTTTAAATAAGTCTTGTCCAGGTCAGTGCAATTCTATTCCCATTTTTCCGTGGCATAATTCATTTAAGCATGGTTGTCTTTTGTAGCCATGAATAGTCTTGGGGAACTGGAAAGTCTATTCACAGAAGGGTTTTCCACAAGCATAGGGTAAAGACTTTTGTATCAAGGCTATTTGGATGTAGAAAGGAGTATTAGGAAAAAGACTAGGTTGTTGagactcctttcctttctcttttttcccaatACCCCAACCTTCAACTATTGATCCTGTATTCAGTAAAGTAAGGGTCTAATTCATCTCCTAAGCATGTGGAGAAGAAATACATTTAGGAGACAGGACTTGAGGAGAGAGGCAAAAAGTCTGCCACAAACTTTCTGAGCCAGTTTCTTCCTATATGACGTTaagataataatattttcctATCTACTTCATATGTGGTTAAATTGAGGATTATATTATATGCAAtgacttcgacaggccggctaaaccttgtgagagtagccatcgggtcgtcaacctctggtgaaccaaggctttgctcacccagcatgtgaagactgctttggctgaacagatggaagaaaccaacaagaaggttcaacggctgagatggcaacgcagaaaagcactgtggagtgcttagggcgtgttggagcacaaaggacaacacggccatccaatgcaactgaggagttctccaggtgtaacgatttttcgtgacaatggacccaggcttccaacaccgagagagtgggactgtctctgtgcatcgacttgtccacttaaatctccttcacccataagtgtctttgtgcacactcatctatacaccatagatgaaaacacacaaagacaatcgtcatcctcggttaccgagagactactactattatacGATGAATGTAAAGTTATTTATAAGTGTGATGTCCTACACAAAAGTGATCTAACCCTTCCACATTTTCTTTGTAGACCCATATCTAAGATGGAAAGCAGCAACCTCACTTCAGTAACTGAGTTCATCCTCCTTGGTCTTTCTAGCAGACCTGAGCTCCAGGTgtacctcttcttcctcttcctcatggTCTACCTGATGATCTTGCTAGCAAACCTGCTCATTGTCTTGTTGATATTAGTGGATTCATGCCTTCACACCCCCATGTATTTCTTCCTCATCAATCTGTCCATTCTAGAAGTCTCTTACACATCCTGTGTGATTCCACAGATGCTGGGACACTTCTTGGCAGAAAGaaggtctctctctttctcccgtTGTGCCATACAGTTCTATATGTTCCTCTTTTTTGGCATTGCAGAGTGCTATATCCTCTCAGTGATGGCCTATGATCGTTATGTAGCCATCCGGGATCCCTTAAGGTACACAGTCATAATGAGTTGGAAAGTCTGTGGAGGGCTGGCTGCTGGCTGCTGGGTGGGTGGCTTTATAGCATCTACAGTGGACACAGCTGCCACATTCCAGCTTTTGTTCTGCAGGGAAAATGTTATCAATCATTTCATGTGTGAAATGCCTGCTCTGCTACACCTCTCCTGTACAGATACTTCCCATGTAGAGATGGTTATGAATATCCTCTGTATCTTTACCCTTTTATGTCCTGTTACATTCATCACCTTCTCATATATCCACATAATTCATGTTGTCCTACACATTCGATCTGCCCAGGGACGCAGAAAAGCCTTTTCCACTTGTTCTTCCCACCTTCTGGTTGTCATGGTATTATATGGTACTGTACTATCACTCTATATTAGACCCCGATCACTCTCTTCCCCAAAGTATGATAAAATCATTGCTATATTTTATGTGGCCTTCACACCTATATTTAACCCTCTCATCTACAGTCTGAGGAATAACGAGGTAAAAATGGCCCTAAGAAAGCTCTTGGGGAAAATCAGAAATACATAAAAGCATATTATACCTCTACtgtctcctttctccccctctctctttcctgggcTACCTCTGTGCCATGCAGATGGCCAGGAGCACCTCCATTGCCAGAACTGCATCATATTCTACTTTCTCCTTATCTACTTCTGGTATATCAAGAACCATCTTAGGAAGGATGGGAGGCATGAAATGGCTCACCCATGGGGtgctcttccctttccttctccttcacccATTCCCTTAGCCCATGGCTACTTAGAACTAATCTGGGATGGCTAGAGATGGGAAGACTTGCCATCTCTGGGGGCTTTCTTGCCCTGAACTTTTTCCTAACCCCATTTCCTAACTGGGGCTATCTAGAATTCATCTGGTCTACATGACTGTTCAAAAGGTTGGATGAGAGATGGGAgtatatttcctagctatgtgaacctaggcaagtcacttaattctaattgcctagccctcactactcttctgccttggaattgatagttgtatcaattctaagacagaaggtaaggattaaaaaaatataattcaagaATATTGATCAGAACTTCTCAACAGTGTAAATGAAATCAAATGTCAATTATAAAAATCCACAGATGTCCTCCAGAATAAAAATGGTAAACTTCAAGACATATATAGTGGTTAAATTTAACAGATTCAATGACCAACAGCAAGTTCTTCAAATGATGAGAAGAAAGGTAAtaagtagggaaaaaaagaaattcaaacaacCCAAGACTAGTCTATACCCATGAGAAACTTCAAGAGGAATGGGATTGTGAAGATAAAAGAGTTTAAGATACAACCCAAAATGACATACTCTGCAAATCCTGAATCTAACCATGAATGAAAATTacagatattaataaaaatgtagttattaatttaaaaaaaatcatccaatGCATTCCTAAAAGGAAATCCAGACATGAAcaaattatttgattttcaaatgtCTCAGACCATagatttaaagaaaaggaaaaaatacaacaGTCAAGGACATGAACACCCAAATAACAATAGAGACCATTAAGAGATTTCTTTCTAAGAACATTTAGAATCTGAAAGCAGATCAAAAAAtccaatttttcacttgtttatttgggtttttgttctgaggctttggttttatatgattattatcttacaaaaatgaacaatatggaaatatatttcccTCAATACATGtgtaaccaaaaaattaataaagtttcTAATgacaaatctaaaaaaaaagagagagggagatttctttctaaaagtatATAAGAAGACCAGGGAGTATACAGAGATCAAATAGAAGTGATGGTAAAGAAATAGCCTTGAAACATGAAATATTACTCATCTCTCCTTGCCTATATCTGAATAAATTGGGCGGgggaacaaaatttaaaaatgggagtgtacataaaagagaagaaaaggtgaTGGGGGAAATATGTGGTATGTCCTAATTATGTCAAAGActcataatggaaagaaaattgcTCCTGTAATATCTCAGAAAGAAGAGAACCcacagaagaatgggaaaagaggcCAAAAAGGGTACTGAAATAAAGCAGGAAAATCTTGTTTCAATGGTGAGAGGGAAGCACCATCAATGAAAGCTcccatgggagtagaaatgcaaaagaagagcATGTGATATCACTTaccacatgtatatatgggtatgtgatttggtgtttaggttttaaaagatttttctatagcaaaaataaataatatgcctGAATTTACAAGGTAATAACATAGAAACTGTTTAGAATGGGGTACTCTAAAATAACTAAAAAGTTTTAATTCCATGAAGAATACAGAAGCTGAAGAAAAAATAACTATAAGGGCCATAA encodes:
- the LOC103095199 gene encoding olfactory receptor 2F1-like, translated to MESSNLTSVTEFILLGLSSRPELQVYLFFLFLMVYLMILLANLLIVLLILVDSCLHTPMYFFLINLSILEVSYTSCVIPQMLGHFLAERRSLSFSRCAIQFYMFLFFGIAECYILSVMAYDRYVAIRDPLRYTVIMSWKVCGGLAAGCWVGGFIASTVDTAATFQLLFCRENVINHFMCEMPALLHLSCTDTSHVEMVMNILCIFTLLCPVTFITFSYIHIIHVVLHIRSAQGRRKAFSTCSSHLLVVMVLYGTVLSLYIRPRSLSSPKYDKIIAIFYVAFTPIFNPLIYSLRNNEVKMALRKLLGKIRNT